One window from the genome of Malus domestica chromosome 01, GDT2T_hap1 encodes:
- the LOC103416249 gene encoding protein TONSOKU-like, with product MVAGVVDPSIVSPFYYKAPKPLPYPQTQEGSRDKRREMATLSSAKKSYEYAKAEGTRLQEAQWANVIGNMLKKSGKYAEALKWLNIDYDLSIKYLSQSHCLPACQSLGELYLCLEVFQHALLFQKKHLQLAEDANDLVEQQRANTQLGRTYHEMFLRSEDDHFSVQNARKYFKAAMKLAHIIKESPPTNNCSFLEEYIDAHNNIGMLEFDLDNLEEARKILTKGLEICDERGVVEDDDGRSRLHHNLGNVYMKLRMWDSAREHIDKDILICQRTEHRQGEAKGYINLGELHYRVQNYQEALRCYQKALDLTNLMEGEDPLLKQIHQNIGTVKKAAEVMNELQKEEQNLKKLTEDKEDARGRPRERHCLPQIIASLDCLIEKSRTTIAWAKLCEFASMKKIISSELHDKQKLIDSFLVIGESYENLREFDKALDWYTRSWKEYQFIGDFEGQALAKVNIGNVLDHTNNWQGALDAFKESYKLAVRANLPSIQLTALENMHYSYMIRFDKAEEARRVKLLVEELKQQRNKEFHTENVPEDLCSSSNSRSKCATLVSENIVHRNAVSRPIFLSSADKHNQQCQVVSFKIDKDVIHYPMKATGKLSIESMKVELACLYYLGLPVERRSDGILPIIKVIKLGGRVIESLETLEATVSEHMGQVLFDACIGGWNQKRLIKLYTDCCNTLCETPNMKVLMKLYDQEVNADVAVSGCGLQDFSITPLLNALDAYKDFAMLDLSHNLLGNSTMEKLQKVLPGYTSYGLRLDIHCNLFGPTALLQICECPVLVARLEVLNISENPLTDACASYLLDVLEKCKTLYSLSMERCCITSRTVLMVADALNAGSPLDQLCIGYNDIDDNALACLLVKLGSLKRFSRLNLNGLELNKRAVDSLCGLASTLPLFELMLRETGIGMDGASLVTNSLFIRTEEIFKLDLSYCGLTSNYALKISTNSCMICGIYELNLSGNPIKEEGSKALSSMLLNSKCCLQVLVLEKCELGVAGFLQIIQAVSGSHTNPLGFQLSIPLLVQ from the exons atgGTGGCGGGAGTTGTTGATCCCTCAATCGTCTCCCCATTTTATTATAAAGCGCCAAAACCCTTACCCTACCCTCAGACACAGGAAGGAAGCAGAGACAAGAGAAGAGAAATGGCGACTCTGAGCTCTGCCAAGAAGTCGTACGAGTACGCCAAGGCAGAAGGGACCCGTCTTCAGGAGGCTCAGTGGGCAAACGTGATCGGAAACATGTTGAAGAAGAGTGGGAAGTACGCAGAGGCCCTCAAGTGGCTAAACATCGACTACGATCTTTCCATCAAGTACTTGTCCCAAAGCCACTGCCTCCCCGCCTGTCAGTCACTTGGCGAGCTCTATCTTTGCCTTGAAGTTTTCCAACATGCTCTTCTTTTTCAG AAAAAACATTTACAGCTTGCTGAGGATGCCAATGATCTTGTCGAGCAGCAAAGAGCAAATACCCAACTAGGCCGAACCTACCATGAAATGTTTTTAAGATCCGAGGATGACCACTTCTCTGTTCAAAATGCCCGAAAGTATTTCAAAGCTGCAATGAAGCTTGCACACATTATTAAGGAAAGCCCACCTACTAATAATTGTTCTTTCCTAGAGGAATACATTGACGCTCATAACAATATAGGAATGCTTGAGTTTGATCTTGATAATCTGGAAGAGGCTCGGAAAATATTGACTAAAGGGTTGGAGATTTGCGATGAACGAGGGGTAGTGGAGGATGATGATGGGCGCAGCAGGCTCCATCACAATCTTGGAAATGTTTACATGAAGCTGAGGATGTGGGATAGTGCTCGAGAACACATTGATAAGGACATTTTGATATGTCAAAGAACTGAACATCGTCAAGGGGAAGCAAAGGGGTACATCAATCTTGGTGAATTGCATTATCGTGTTCAGAACTATCAGGAGGCACTCCGATGCTACCAAAAAGCTCTTGACCTGACAAATCTAATGGAAGGTGAGGATCCTCTTCTCAAgcaaattcatcaaaatattGGAACTGTAAAAAAAGCCGCTGAAGTAATGAACGAGTTGCAAAAAGAAGAGCAGAATCTCAAAAAGCTAacagaagacaaagaagatgcaAGAGGCAGACCACGTGAGAGGCATTGTCTGCCGCAGATAATTGCCTCTCTTGACTGTCTCATTGAGAAGTCAAGGACGACCATTGCCTGGGCAAAG CTTTGTGAGTTTGCAAGCATGAAGAAGATAATATCAAGTGAACTTCACGACAAACAAAAGCTCATTGATTCATTTTTGGTTATTGGAGAATCATACGAGAACTTAAGAGAATTCGACAAAGCCTTGGACTGGTATACGAGGAGTTGGAAAGAGTACCAGTTCATTGGTGACTTTGAG GGGCAGGCATTAGCGAAAGTTAATATAGGTAATGTTTTGGACCACACTAACAACTGGCAAGGAGCATTAGACGCATTCAAAGAAAGCTACAA GCTTGCTGTTAGGGCTAACCTTCCTTCTATACAGCTCACTGCTCTAGAGAATATGCACTACAGCTACATGATCAGatttgacaaagctgaagaggcCAG GAGAGTGAAGCTTCTAGTTGAGGAATTGAAACAACAAAGAAATAAAGAGTTTCATACAGAAAATGTTCCAGAGGATTTGTGTTCCAGTTCTAACAGTCGTTCTAAATGTGCTACCCTTGTCTCTGAAAATATAGTGCATAGGAATGCTGTTTCCCgtcccatttttctttcttctgctgATAAACACAAT CAACAGTGTCAAGTTGTTTCATTTAAGATCGACAAAGACGTAATACATTACCCAATGAAGGCTACTGGGAAGTTAAGCATTGAGTCTATGAAGGTTGAACTAGCATGCTTATATTACTTGGGACTTCCTGTGGAAAGAAGATCAGACG GAATTCTTCCAATAATTAAGGTCATAAAGCTTGGTGGACGAGTTATCGAATCCCTAGAAACACTTGAAGCAACGGTTTCAGAGCATATGGGACAAGTCTTGTTTGATGCTTGCATTGGTG GATGGAATCAGAAGCGCTTGATAAAACTATACACCGATTGCTGCAACACGTTATGTGAGACGCCCAATATGAAAGTGCTTATGAAACTATACGATCAGGAGGTAA ATGCTGACGTTGCTGTGTCTGGATGTGGTTTGCAAGATTTTTCAATAACTCCATTGTTGAATGCCTTAGATGCCTATAAAGACTTTGCAATGCTAGACCTTTCTCACAATTTGTTAG GAAATAGTACGATGGAGAAGCTGCAGAAAGTATTACCAGGCTATACATCTTATGGGTTAAGGTTGGATATACACTGCAACCTATTTGGTCCAACTGCTTTGCTCCAG ATATGTGAATGCCCTGTGCTCGTTGCTCGATTGGAAGTGCTAAATATATCCGAGAACCCTCTCACTGATGCATGCGCATCTTATCTTTTAGATGTCTTGGAAAAGTGCAAGA CCCTTTACAGCTTGAGTATGGAGCGCTGCTGTATCACATCTAGAACAGTTCTTATGGTTGCTGATGCATTAAACGCTGGATCTCCACTTGACCAACTTTGTATAG GATATAACGACATTGATGACAATGCCCTTGCTTGTTTACTTGTCAAGCTTGGCTCTCTGAAAAG ATTTTCACGTTTGAATCTGAACGGTTTGGAGCTAAACAAGCGTGCAGTTGATAGCCTTTGCGGCCTTGCTTCGACCTTGCCCTTGTTCGAACTAATGCTTCGGGAAACTGGTATTGGAATG GATGGAGCGTCATTAGTAACCAATTCATTGTTCATCAGGACTGAGGAGATTTTCAAACTTGACTTATCGTATTGTGGACTGACGTCTAATTATGCTCTGAAAATTAGCACTAATTCTTGTATGATTTGTGGCATTTACGAGCTGAACCTTTCAGGAAATCCTATCAAGGAAGAG GGTAGCAAAGCGTTATCGTCGATGCTTTTGAATTCCAAATGTTGTCTGCAAGTTTTGGTCCTTGAGAAGTGCGAGCTTGGAGTTGCTGGGTTTCTTCAAATAATCCAGGCAGTATCAGGTTCCCACACTAATCCTCTTGGCTTTCAGTTGTCAATACCATTACTAGTCCAATGA